A part of Capsicum annuum cultivar UCD-10X-F1 chromosome 6, UCD10Xv1.1, whole genome shotgun sequence genomic DNA contains:
- the LOC107872857 gene encoding uncharacterized protein LOC107872857 isoform X3 yields the protein MQRWCSKLRSIAALRSTANSHYPFVPYRVIHTATNSIVNRTFTYSIFSPSFKPICNGGSFSFPTHSSLLPLSFTQVRYITAKQRKRKLKSRKPMTPITSKVKKIKIKFYSSYKDRFRVLKDGQIRRWKEGKRHNAHLKPFMVEVC from the exons ATGCAGAGATGGTGCTCGAAGCTCCGGTCGATTGCCGCCCTCCGTTCAACTGCGAATAGTCATTACCCTTTTGTTCCCTATCGTGTTATTCATACTGCTACTAATTCCATTGTCAACAGAACCTTCACATATTCAATATTTTCTCCCAGCTTTAAACCCATTTGCAATGGCGGCTCCTTTTCATTCCCCACTCACTCGTCTCTCCTCCCTCTTTCT TTCACGCAAGTGCGGTACATCACTGCAAAACAGAGGAAAAGGAAGTTGAAAAGCAGAAAGCCCATGACTCCGATCACATCAAaagtcaagaaaatcaaaataaaattttattc GTCTTATAAGGACAGATTTCGTGTTTTGAAAGATGGGCAGATTAGGCGGTGGAAAGAGGGAAAGAGACACAATGCACATTTGAAG
- the LOC107872857 gene encoding uncharacterized protein LOC107872857 isoform X2 encodes MQRWCSKLRSIAALRSTANSHYPFVPYRVIHTATNSIVNRTFTYSIFSPSFKPICNGGSFSFPTHSSLLPLSFTQVRYITAKQRKRKLKSRKPMTPITSKVKKIKIKFYSSYKDRFRVLKDGQIRRWKEGKRHNAHLKAVYGYDSK; translated from the exons ATGCAGAGATGGTGCTCGAAGCTCCGGTCGATTGCCGCCCTCCGTTCAACTGCGAATAGTCATTACCCTTTTGTTCCCTATCGTGTTATTCATACTGCTACTAATTCCATTGTCAACAGAACCTTCACATATTCAATATTTTCTCCCAGCTTTAAACCCATTTGCAATGGCGGCTCCTTTTCATTCCCCACTCACTCGTCTCTCCTCCCTCTTTCT TTCACGCAAGTGCGGTACATCACTGCAAAACAGAGGAAAAGGAAGTTGAAAAGCAGAAAGCCCATGACTCCGATCACATCAAaagtcaagaaaatcaaaataaaattttattc GTCTTATAAGGACAGATTTCGTGTTTTGAAAGATGGGCAGATTAGGCGGTGGAAAGAGGGAAAGAGACACAATGCACATTTGAAG GCCGTCTATGGTTATGATTCCAAGTAA